From the Penaeus vannamei isolate JL-2024 chromosome 37, ASM4276789v1, whole genome shotgun sequence genome, the window TAGCTATGATAAATCGGTGATAAAGGCTTGGGATATATTAAGTATTACGAAATGATCCATGGGACAATATTCcaacaatcatcattatataacAAAGGCAGATACGATCAGCAAACTACCCTCAATAATATACCTTGAAAAGTAGATTTTTTTCATACAATAGCTACACATTCAACTGATTTACTAAGCACAACTtgaaaagtagattttttttttcatacagtaGCTGCAAATTTAATTGATTTACTAAGCACagccgcacacacgcgcgcgcacctatagtacacatacatacaaacacacacacattcctctcaCCCTGTTGCTACATCAAATAACCAAAAAACATATGATCTTGGAAAGTCAtcaaataatatatgtgtgtgtgtgtgtttgtgtatgtgtgtgtgtgtgtgtgtgagtgtgtgtgtgtgtgtgtgtttgtgtgagtgtgtgtgtgtgtgtgtgtgtgtgtgtgtgtgagtgtgtgtgtgtgtgtgtgagtgtgtgtgtgtgtgtgtgtgtgtgtttgtgtgtgtgagtgtgagtgtgtgtctgtgtctgtgtttgtgtatgtgtgtgtgtgtgtgtgtgtgtgtttgtgtgtgtgtttttgtgtatgtgtgtgtgtgggtgtgcatgtgtgtgtgtgtgtgggtgtgtgtgtgagtgtgagtgtgtgtttgtgtctgtgcttgtctatgtgtgtgtgtgtgtgtgtgagtgtgtgtgtgtgtgtgtgtgtttgtgtgagtgtgtgtgtgtgtgtgtgtgtgtgtgtgtttaagtgagtgagtgtgtgtgtgtttaagtgagtgtgtgtgtgtgtgtgtgtgtgtgtctgtgtttgtatgtgtgtgtgtgtgtctgtgtctgtgtttgtgtatgtgtttgtgtgtgtgtgtgtgagtgtgtgtgtgtgtgtgtttgtgtatgtgtgtgtgtgtgtgtgtgagtgtgtgtgtgtgtgtgtgtgtgagtgtgtgtgtgtgtgtgtgagtgtgtgtgtgcgtgtgcatttgtgtgtgtgtgtgtttgtgtgtgtgagtgtgagtgtgtgtctgtgtctgtgtttgtgtatgtgtgtgtgtgtgtagctcttCTTTTAACATGATTTAGTAGAAAAATAGCCGTGACAAATAAGCAGTGGTAACAGAGCATCGTCTTGGGAAATCCAACGTCTACAGAAGCCTTCTATAAACCTTGTGGAGATCCatcactctattttttttttttttacttttttttttattattattatttatatattttctttttgggggggatccatcactctatttttttattttatttatttatttattatatatatatatgttttttttttttttttttttgggggggggttatcttCCATGAGTCAGCTGTAATCTGCCAATGCTCATTGTGTCCCTGGAGAGTTATTTTCAATATgggtaatattactactattgttgctgttgctacatCCGTTActgatactttttattattttctttctctctttctttctttctttctttctttttttttttctttttttgataatgaagattacctcactctctctctctctctctctctctctctctctctctctctctctctctctctctctctctctctctctctctctctctctctctctctctctgtacctatcTACGTAAATCTCTTTcaaactctctccttcattatCTATCATAGAGCTATCGAAGGTTACACCCTTAGTCTTTTTTCAATATATCGACGTCAATTTTCGCAAGTTATTTTTAGTCATTTTTTGCGACTCTTAATAATACTTATTCGAACGCAAAGTTTATCCACTTCTGAATTATTTGCAcagctagattttttttcctcgagGCCAGAGCAAAATTGTCCTTGAGATGCTTTCGGGATAACCTCCGGGAGTGCTAGGATATttaacactcacgcacatatacacacactcgcgcatacgcacacactcgcatatacacacacgcgcgcatagacGCATgcgtatacacatttttttcttctttttctttctctctttttcatttttactcgttttctttctttttcagtcacatatacaaacgcacacatttttccttctttttctttctttcagtcttccttggtttcttcctttctttttctattacgcGTGATCTTCGTGAATCTCATTCGGAACATCTTTtataattcatcataattattacgttTATTTCCTGATTATTCTTGCACATCCCGACAGTCATTTGAACATAATCTTGAAGTTTTTGTTTTCTGTCACGTATTGAtttagatttaagatttaaagataTTAAAAATAGAGAAACGGTTTGAAATTCCTGGGGATATATTGGGAAGTGCTATATTTAAGCAAATATGCAAAATATGCAACGAATATCTAGTGTGTCAGGgcgtatgtgggtgggtgtgcgtacgtgtgcgtgtgcgtctgtgtgtgtgtgtgttttgtgcatgtgtgttctgaTAATCAGAATCCTCACTCCAGAAATTGCCGCATAAATTCAATTTTGATTCCCAACACGAAAGGAAAACTTTTACGTCCGTAGTCGCCATTGTGATTTACTAATtggtgctttttatttttttgttgataaAAGTCTGATTGACTTGAGGCTCAGCTAGTGAACGGaaaatgtatttctgtgtgtgagtatcGTTGGTTTGTTATTCAATGGCgctagctatatatgtatgtaagtgtggttgtatttgtgtatgcgtgtgtcggtgtatgtgtgtctgtatatcattGTCCGTAGATAGGTgcatgtacgtgtgaatgtgcAGATGCTACGTGTGCACAGAATCAAACACGAAACACAGGAAATGATCAGGAAATTCCGTTTAGGTTTATGCACACGCAAAGTATACTTCGTTATTCCTTATTGTGGTTCATGGTTGGTGACGTAATATCCATTTAGGTttccagtatgtatatatatatatatatatatatatatatatatatatatgtatatatatacatatatatatacatatatatatatatatatatatatatatatatatatatatatgtatatatatacatatatatatatatatatatatatatatatatatatatatatatgggggggcggggcgcgtgtgtgtgtacttatatagaccttgtgtttgtgtgtgttttgcagtTGCATTTTTGTATTTGGATAaaatgcatgtatctctctctctctctctctctctctctctctctctctctctctctctctctctctctctctctctctctctctctctatatatatatatatatatatatatatatatatatatatatatatatatatatatatatatgtatgtatatatatatatatttatatatatacacacacacacacacacacacacacacacacacacacacatacacccacacacacacacacacatacacacacacacacacacacacacatatatatatatatatatatatatatatatatatatatatatatatatatatatatgtgtgtgtgtgtgtgtgtgtgtgtgggtgtgtgtgtgtgtgtgtgtgtgtgtgtgtgtgtgtgtgtgtgtgtgtgtgtgggtgtgtgtgtgtgtgtgtgtgtgtgtgtgggtgggtgtatgtgtttgtgtgtgtgtgtgtgtgtgtgtgtgtgtgcgtgtgtgtgtgtgtgtgtgagtgtgtgtgtgtgtgtgtgtgtgtgtatgtgtgtgtgtgtgtgtgtgtgtgtgtctgtgtgtgtgtgtctgtgtgtgtgtgtgtgtgtgtgtgtgtgtgtgggtgtgtgtgtgtgtgtatgtgtgtgtgtgtgagtgtatctatctatctatctatctacacacacacacacacacacacacacacacacacacacacacacacacacacacacacacacacacatacacacatacacacacacagacaaacacacaaacacacacacacacacacacagatatatatatatatatatatatatatatatatatatatatatatatatatatgcatatatatgtatgtatttatgtatataaatgtatatgtatatatatacatatacatgcatacatacatacatatatacatacatatatatatatatatatatatatatatatatttatatatatatatatatatatatatatatgatatatatataatacatatatatacaaacacacacacacacacacacacacacacacacacacacacacacacacacacacacacacacacacacacacacacacacacacacacacacacacacacatatatatatacatatatatatatatatatatatatatatatatatatatatatatatatatatatatatgtgtgtgtgtgtgtgtgtgtgtgtgtgtgtgtgtgtgtgtgtgtgtgtgtgtgtgtgtgtgtgtgtgtgtgtgtgtgtgtgtgtgtgtgtgtgtgtgtgtgtgtgtgtgtatgtgtgtgtgtgtgtgtgtgtgtgtgtgtacgtgtgtgtgtgtgtgtatgtgagcgtgtgcatgtgtgtgtatgtgtgtgtgtgtgagtgtatctatctatctatctatctacacacatacacacacacacacacacacacacacacacacacacacacacacacacacacacacacacacacacacacacacacacacacacacacaaacacacacacacacacacacacacacacacacacacacacacacacacacacacacacacacacacacacacacacacacacacacatatatatatatatatatatatatatatatatatatatatatatatatatatatgcatatatatgtatgtatatatgtatatatataaatatgtatatatatatatatatatgcatacatacatacatatatatatgtatatatatatatatatatatatatatatatatatatatatatatatatatatatataatatagtataatgtaatataatatatatacaaacatacatatacacacacatatacacacacatatacacacacacacacacacacacacacacacacacacacacacacacacacacacacacacacacacacacacacacacacacacacacacacacacacacacacacacacacacacacacacacacacacacacacacgcacccacatatatctatatatatatatatatatatatatatatatatatgtgtgtgtgtgtgtgtgtgtgtgtgtgtgtgtgtgtgtgtgtgtgtgtgtgtgtgtgtgtgtgtatgtgtgtgtctgtgtgtgtgtgtgtgtgtgtgtatatatatatatatacatatatatatatatatatatatatatatatatatatatatatatatatatatatgtatatatatatgtatatatatatatatatatatatatatatatatatatgtgtgtgtgtgtgtgtgtgtgtgtgtgtgtgtgtgtgtgtgtgtgagtgtgtgtgtgtgtgtgtgtgcgtgtgcgtgtgtgtgtgtgtgtgtgtgtgtgagtgtgtctatctatctatctatctacacacatacacacacacacacacacacacacgcacacacacactcacgcacatgcacactcacaaacacacacgcacacacacacacagacacacacacacatacacactcacgcacatgcacactcacaaacacacacgcacacacacacagacacacacacaaacacacacacacacatacacacatacatacacacagacaaacacacacacacacacacacacacacacacacacacacacacacacacacacacacacatatatatatatatatatatatatatatatatatatatatatgcatatatatgtctgtatgtatgtttatatatgtatatgtatatatatacatatacatgcatacatacatccatatatatatgtatatatatatatatatatatatatataatatatatatataatatatatatatatatatatacacaaacacacacacacacacacacacacacacacaaacacacacacacacacacacacacacacacacacacacacacacacacacacacacacacacacacacacacacacacacacacacacacacacacacacacacacacacacacacacacacatatatatatatatatatatatatatatatatatatatatatatatatatatatatatatatatatatatatgtgtgtgtgtgagtgtgtgtgtgtgtgtgtgtgtgtgtgtaagtgtgtgtctgtgtgtgtgtgtgtgtgtgtatatatatatatatatatatatatatatatatatatatatatatatatatatatatatatatgtatatatatatatgtatatatatatatatgtatatatatatatatatatatatatatatatatatatatatatatatatgtgtgtgtgtgtgtgtgtgtgtgtgtgtgtgtgtgtgtgtgtgtgtgtgtgtgtgtctgtgtgtgtgtgtgtgtgtgtgtgtgtgtgtgtgtgtgtgtgtgtgggctttagtgtctatatgtgtgtgtgtgtgtgtgtgtgtgtgtgtgtgtgtgtgtgtatgtgtgtgtgtatgaatatatatatatatatatatatatatatatatatatatatatatatatatatatatatatatatacatacatacatacatatatatatatatattcatatatatacatatgtatatatatatatataaatatatatatacatatatatatacatatatatacatatatatacatatatatacatatgtatacatatatatatataaatatatatatatatatatatatatgaatatattaatctccatatatctatgtatatatatatacatatatatatatatgtacatatatatatatatatatatatatatatatatatatatatatatatatgtatatatatgcatatatatatatatacatatatgcatatatgtatatgtatatatattgtgtgtgtctgtgtgtatatatatgtatatgtatatatatatatatatatatatatatatatatatatatatatatatatatatatatatgtatatatatatatatatttatatatatatataatatatatatatatatatatatatatatatatatatatatatatatatatatatatatatgtatatatatatatatatatatatatgtatatatatatatatacatatatatataaatatgtatatatatatttatttatatatatttgtttgtatatgtatatatataaatatatacatatatatatatatatatatatatatatatatatatatgtgtgtgtgtgtgtgtgtgtgtgagtgtgtgtgtgtgtgtgtgtgagtgtgtgtgtgtgtgcgtgtgtgtgtgtgtgtgtgtgtgtgcgtgtgtgtgagtgtgttcctttttgtatgtatgtatatatatatatatatatatatatatatatatatatatatatatatatatatatatatatatatatatatatatatatatatatgtatatatatatttttttttttttttttttttgttcttgttttttatcctgCTTTGTGATTTATCTTCTTGAAATATTATGTGAGCATGTTTATgttcgtagtttttttttcttttttttattgctagTAGAATTTTATATCGTTTTCTGTCTTCAGTGATGGGAGCATTTTTCCCATCCGTAAAacgtttgttttagttttttgttgttttcgtttttcctttttggtCTACTTTGTCCCGCAGCGCAGAGGAGGCGCCGCGTCCCTCGCCTTCGGAGGGCACGAACTCATCAGTTCCTGCGGGCGGCCCTCTGCcgccgctgcctcctcctcctcctctcctgctggCGCTCTGCCGCCCGGAGCGCCTTCAGCTCCGCCCTGCGCTGCTGGAGGGGGACGGAGCCCCCCTTGGCCTGCTCCAGACCAAGCGCCTCCAACTGCCACGTCAGCGTGTCCATGGCCTGGGGCTCCAACTGCCTCCGGAGGGCCTGGCGCCGCCGccagttcttcctcttcctcctggccaGCCGGGCTTCCTCGGCGTCGCGCTCGAGGTCCAGCGCCTCCAGCTGCCACGCCAGCTGGTCCAGGCAACGCGACTCCGTCTGGCGGCGCAGAGCCCGGCGCTGACgctggctcctcttcctcttcttggtccCCTCCGGCGGGAGGTCCAGGGCCCGGGGTTCGCCCCTCGTGCCCAGCGCCCTGGCCACGTCAGCAGGCGTCacgggctcctcctcctcgtgctcctCCTGCTTGGCCTGCTAGTGCTGGCGCTCTGCTGCCCGCTGCGCCTTGCGCTCTGCCCTGCGCTGCTTCAGGTCGGAGTAGGTGAAGGCCCCCGCGGGCGGCTCCACGGGCTCCAGCTCGCACCGCTCGAGGGCGAGCATGTCCAGCTCGAGCATCAGCGCGTCGAGGGAGGGCGTGGTCGAGGCGGGCGTGGTCTCCGCCTGGGCCTCGAAGCAGTCCACGCCGGGGAGGGTGATGGGCGCCTGCTCCTGCTCCCTCCGCTTCTTGGCGGCGTGCTGCTGCTGGCGCTCGTCCGCCCACGTCGCCTTGCGCTTGGCGCTGCGCTCCTGGGCGTCGCGAGGCCCCAGGACGATCGCCGCCATCTTCCGCGTCAGCCGATCGAGGGACATCATGGCTGTGTCTCCGCTGGTCCTCGAAGGTCGAGTGATCCTTGAGAGGGTTAGGCTCTCGATGCGGCTCTCGAGGGCGCGTCTGTCTGTCGCGCGACGGGGTTGGGTCCCTTGGCTCCTGGAGGGAGGTTGGGCGGAGGGAATGCGCATGCGCGccaggctgtgtgtgcgtgtgtgtgtgtgtatgtgtttaagcgatttttgtgtgtgtgtgtgcgtgcatatacttctgtgtgtgtagatgcatttgcgattgtgtgtgtgtgagtgcgtgagtacgtgtgtgtgtgtgtgtgtgtgcatgtacttgtgttAGTGTCtggatgtatttgcgtgtgtgtgtgtgtgtgtgtgtttaagcgattttttttttgtgtgtgtgtgttcgtgcatatacttctgtgtgtgtagatgcatttgcgattgtgtgtgtgtgagtgcgtgagtacgtgtgtgtgtgtgtgtgtgtgtctgtgtgtgtgcatgtacttgtgttagtgtgtggatgcatttgcttgtgtgtgtgagtgcgtgtgtgtgtgtgtgtatgtgtgtacttgtgtgtgcgtgtgcatgtacttgtgtgtgcctgaggatggatttgtgtgtgtgtgtgtgtttaagtccattttttggtgtgtgtgcatatacttctgtgtgtgtagatgcatttgcgattgtgtgtgtgtgtgtgtgtgtaagtgcgtgagtacatgtgtgtgtgtgtgagtgcgtgagtacgtgtgtgtgtgtgtgtctatgtgtctgtgtgtgtgcatgtacttgtgttagtgtgtggatgtatttgcgtgtgtgtgtgcgtgtgtgtgtgagtgcgtgtgtgtgtatgtgtgtgtgtgtgtgtgtgtatgtacttgtgtgtgcgtgtgtgtgtgcgtgtgcatgtacttgtgtgtgcctaaggatgtatttatgtgtgtgtgggtgtgtccgttcatacgggtgtgtgtgtgtgtatggtcgtgtgtgtgtgttcgtgtgtgtgtctgtatttgcgtgtatctatctatctatgtctatacatacacacacacacatacacacacacacacacacgcacgcacatatatatacatatatataaatatatacatatatatgtgtgtatatatatatatatatatatatatatatatatatatatatatatatatatgtatacatatatatacatatatatatatatatgtatatatatatatatatatatatatatatatatatatatgtatacacacacacacacacacacacacacacacacacacacacacacacacacacacacacacacacacacacacacatatatatatatatatatatatatatatatatatatatatatatatatatatatatatatatatatatatatatatatatgcatgtgtgtgtgtatacatttgcatatatatatatatatatatatatatatatatatatatatatatatatatatatatatatatatatatatatatatatatatatatatatatatatatatatatatatatatatatatatatacatatatatatatatatatatatgtgtgtgtgtgtgtgtgtgtgtgtgtgtgtgtgtgtgtgtgtgtgtgtgtgtgtgtgtgtgtgtgtgtgtgtgtgtatacatttgcatatatatatatatatatatatatatatatatatatatatatatatatatatatatatatatagcatatatatatatacatatatatgtatattatatatatatatatatatatatatatatatatatatatatatatatgtgtgtgtgtgtgtgtgtgtgtgtgtgtgtgtgtgtgtgtgtttgtgtgtgtttatatatatatatatatatatatatatatatatatatatatatatataatatatatatatatatatatatatatatatgtatacacacacacacatatatatatatatatatatatatatatatatatatatatatatgtatatgtatatatatatacacacttatatagacatatatacatataaatacgtatatatatgcgtgtatataatatatatatagagacagacagacagacagacagaaagaaagagacagactgagacatacaaatagaatcagaatgagaaaaagagatagaaaataaataactgCTTTTTAATAGATATTTGCAACTGCAATTTAAGATAAAACCGACCACTTGTACAGTACAAACCAACAAAAGATTTGAATGaattgtgtgctgtgtgtatgtgtgtgtgtgtttgtgtgtgtatatataaatatatatgtgggtgtgttcaCGCATTTGcgattgtttgtatgtatgtgaacctttgattatgtgtacgtgcgtgtgtgtgcagaagaaaaagaaaagaataattgtgtttgtgtctgcgtccgTGCGTTCGTGCGcaaacgcgcgcgcgtgtgtgaaggAATATGTTTataagtttgtatgtgtgagtttttTGTGAAATTCTGGatgcgcctgtgtgtgtctgtgtgtgtgtgtaagtgtatgtgcattTTAGTTGCaagtatatctgtttgtgtgtttacacgcttacgtgtctgtatgtatgtgtacctttTATTAAGTGCATTATATGTGTATGAaaaactgtgcgtgtgtgtgtgtatttgcgtcctctctccctcccgtcccctcctccctccactctgtcagttgtctctcccttccttctcaccctcgtgtgtgtgtgtatatatatatatatatatatatatatatatatatatatatatatatatatatatatatatatatatatttatatgtgtgtgtgtatgtgtgtgtgtgtgtgtgtgtgtgcgtgtgtgtgtgcgtgtgtgtgtgtgtgtgtgtgtgtacttgagtgtctatgtgtgtgtgtgtatatatatgtatatatatatatatatatatatatatatatatatatatatatatatatatatatatatatatttatacatatatatatatatatatgtatatatatatgaatatatatataatatatacgcatatatataaatatatatatatgtacatatgtatatatacacacacgcacacacagacacacacacacacacacacacgaacatacagacacacacacacacatacacacacacacacacatatatgtgtgtatatgtatatatatatatatatatatatatatatatatatatatatatatatatatacatatatatatatatatatatatatatatatatatatatatacatgtatatatatatatatatatatatatatatatatatatatatatatatatacatatatatatacacatatatatatacatatatatatatatatatatatatatatatatatatatatttacacacacacacacacacacacacacacacacacacacacacacacacacacacacacacacacgcacacacacacgaacatacagacacacacacacacacatacacacacacacacatatatgtgtgtatatgtatatatatatatatatatatatatatatatatatatatatacatctatatatatatatatatatatatacatgcatatatacatatatatatatatatatatatatatatatatacatatatatatatatatatatatatatatatatatatatatatatttacacacacacacacacacacacacacacacacacacacacacacacacacacacacacacacacacacacacacacacatacacacacacacacacacatatatatatatatatatatatatatatatatatatatatatatatgtatgtatgtatatatatatataaatataaatatatatatatatatatgtatatatatatatgtgtgtgtgtgtgtgtgtgtgtgtgtgtgtgtgtgtgtgtgtgtgtgtgtgtgcgtgtgtgtgttcctttttttatgtgtatatatatatatatatatttttttttttttttttttttttttttgtatatgtatatatatataaatatatatatatatatatatatatatatatatatatatatatatatatatatatatatgtgtgtgtgtgtgtgtgtgtgtgtgtgtgtgcgtgtgtgtatgtgtgttcttttttgtatgtatatatatatatatatatatata encodes:
- the LOC138859666 gene encoding apical junction molecule-like, producing MRIPSAQPPSRSQGTQPRRATDRRALESRIESLTLSRITRPSRTSGDTAMMSLDRLTRKMAAIVLGPRDAQERSAKRKATWADERQQQHAAKKRREQEQAPITLPGVDCFEAQAETTPASTTPSLDALMLELDMLALERCELEPVEPPAGAFTYSDLKQRRAERKAKQEEHEEEEPVTPADVARALGTRGEPRALDLPPEGTKKRKRSQRQRRALRRQTESRCLDQLAWQLEALDLERDAEEARLARRKRKNWRRRQALRRQLEPQAMDTLTWQLEALGLEQAKGGSVPLQQRRAELKALRAAERQQERRRRRQRRQRAARRN